A genomic region of Cannabis sativa cultivar Pink pepper isolate KNU-18-1 chromosome 1, ASM2916894v1, whole genome shotgun sequence contains the following coding sequences:
- the LOC115705081 gene encoding U-box domain-containing protein 1-like produces MDAVALPSMIVSSGFLPTGSLLESLIYVCSEVGSMEEFPIPQVRNISTMIRRIKLLSSLFEEIKETNRPLPPSSILCLTELFSVIRRVKFLIQGCKNGSSLWGLMQTELISNQFHVLVKELVSTLDILPLSLLNISADIKEQIELLHRQASRVEMFIDIRDLQRREELLQLMASNNEKNTCRKGLLDFGRAGEIFNSIGLKTPEDYEEEISKLEAEVKKQAGTGGLIVVSNLNNLISFVSYCQSMIFRDQEHEKTKQDLLKKKLLCSSTAKSYNSSSSSQSINIPDEFRCPISLDLIKDPVIVASGHTYDRNSIAQWIDSGHHTCPKSGQRLIHMALIPNYALKSLMEQWSQENEVPLDETQVSFLSCIERNDSKRGGHVVEKAAVDHISAVKAAADAIKMTAEFLVGKLATGSHEIQRQAAYELRLLAKTSMDNRRIITEAGAIPFLVMLLSSNDPRIQENAVTALLNLSIFNNNKVLIMAAGAIDNVINVLESGKTMEARENAAAAIFSLSMIDDCKVEIGARPRAIPALVGLLREGSPAGKKDAATAIINLAVYNANKLAIVAAGAIPLLIDLLMDEKAAITDDALAVLASLLGCSEGVEEIRKSKILVPILIDLLRFGSPKGKENSITLLLGLCKDGGEEVAKRLLINPRSIPCLHGLATDGSLKARRKADALLRLLNRSCFQSHSQIRL; encoded by the coding sequence ATGGACGCGGTCGCTCTGCCTTCCATGATCGTTTCCTCGGGCTTTTTGCCAACTGGGTCTCTGCTAGAATCATTGATTTATGTATGCAGCGAAGTTGGTTCGATGGAAGAGTTTCCAATTCCACAAGTTAGGAATATCTCAACAATGATAAGAAGGATCAAGCTTCTCTCTTCTTTGTTTGAGGAGATTAAAGAAACCAATCGTCCACTCCCTCCATCTTCAATTCTCTGTCTTACTGAACTTTTCTCAGTGATTCGAAGAGTGAAGTTCCTGATTCAAGGCTGCAAAAATGGAAGCTCTCTTTGGGGACTCATGCAGACAGAGCTTATCTCTAACCAGTTTCATGTCTTGGTCAAAGAGTTGGTAAGTACACTCGATATCTTGCCTCTTAGTCTCCTCAACATTTCAGCTGACATCAAGGAGCAAATTGAGTTACTTCACAGGCAAGCAAGTAGAGTAGAGATGTTTATTGACATTAGAGATCTCCAAAGAAGAGAGGAGCTTCTCCAACTGATGGCAAGCAATAATGAGAAGAACACTTGCAGAAAAGGGTTACTAGATTTCGGTAGAGCGGGAGAGATTTTCAACAGCATTGGTCTCAAAACCCCAGAAGATTATGAGGAAGAGATTTCGAAACTAGAGGCAGAAGTCAAAAAACAAGCCGGTACCGGTGGACTAATAGTGGTGTCCAATCTTAACAACTTGATATCTTTTGTTTCGTATTGCCAGTCCATGATTTTCAGGGATCAAGAACATGAGAAAACCAAACAAGACCTTCTTAAGAAGAAACTGTTGTGTTCATCCACGGCTAAGAGCTACAATAGCTCTTCATCATCTCAATCTATTAATATCCCAGATGAATTTCGATGCCCCATTTCACTAGACTTGATTAAAGACCCTGTGATCGTGGCCTCGGGACACACTTACGATCGAAACTCGATTGCTCAATGGATCGATTCAGGGCACCACACATGCCCCAAGAGTGGACAAAGGCTTATTCACATGGCCCTAATACCCAACTACGCACTAAAGTCTCTAATGGAACAATGGAGCCAAGAAAACGAAGTACCATTAGACGAGACACAAGTGTCGTTTCTCTCGTGCATAGAGAGAAATGATAGCAAAAGAGGAGGGCATGTCGTGGAGAAAGCTGCCGTTGATCATATATCAGCCGTTAAAGCCGCCGCGGATGCCATCAAAATGACGGCGGAATTCTTAGTCGGAAAACTAGCCACAGGATCACACGAGATCCAACGGCAGGCGGCTTACGAGCTCCGTTTGCTGGCCAAAACCAGCATGGACAATCGGAGAATCATCACCGAGGCCGGAGCTATCCCATTCCTCGTGATGCTTTTGAGCTCAAACGATCCGAGAATTCAGGAAAACGCAGTCACCGCTCTCCTAAACCTTTCGATCTTCAACAATAACAAGGTTCTGATAATGGCGGCCGGGGCAATCGACAACGTCATTAACGTCTTGGAATCGGGAAAGACCATGGAAGCTAGGGAGAACGCTGCGGCGGCGATCTTCAGCTTGTCGATGATCGACGACTGCAAGGTTGAAATCGGAGCTCGACCGAGAGCGATTCCGGCATTAGTAGGGCTTCTTAGAGAGGGAAGTCCCGCCGGGAAAAAGGACGCGGCGACGGCCATCATAAACCTGGCCGTTTACAATGCAAATAAGCTAGCAATTGTGGCTGCAGGAGCGATCCCTTTGCTGATCGACCTGTTAATGGATGAGAAAGCCGCCATAACCGACGATGCTTTGGCTGTTCTGGCTTCGCTTTTGGGGTGTTCAGAAGGAGTAGAAGAAATCAGGAAGAGTAAAATCCTTGTACCGATTCTGATAGACCTTCTGAGGTTTGGGTCTCCGAAAGGGAAGGAGAATTCAATAACACTGCTGTTGGGGCTGTGTAAAGATGGTGGCGAAGAGGTGGCCAAACGTCTTCTGATAAACCCTAGAAGCATTCCATGTCTTCATGGCTTGGCCACTGATGGGTCCTTGAAAGCAAGAAGAAAAGCCGATGCTTTGCTTAGATTACTCAATAGGTCTTGCTTTCAGTCTCACAGTCAAATCAGATTGTGA